GCCTCGGTGACCGTGGCGGACCGGCCCGCCACGCCCGCCAGATGCGGCGCCTGGAGCGCCGTGTGCGGGCCCACGCCCAGTGCCAGCGCGGCCAGCAGATCCTCGCCGGTGTCCACGTCCCGGCGTACCGAGGGCACCGTGGACGTGATGATCTCCCGGGCCCCGGATGCCAGGTGACGGGCCCGGGACGCACCTCCGAATGCCGGTTCCAATTCCACTCCGGAAGTCGCGGTCAGAAGTGTTGTCCCGATATCCGCCGCATCCGCGAGAAATGCACGGGGAAATAGCGAAGCGGAATGGAGCACCTGTTCCAGCTCGGCGGGGCGCAGCGCCGGAAGATCGGCGTTCAGCGCGGCGACCGCCGCGCCCGGGCGACGCGCCCGGACCGCGCCCGCGCCATGGGCCAGCGCCGCGTTGAGCCCGCCGGCCGGTGTGTCGGGCACGATGCGCGCGCCCAGCGCCGCCAGTCGCTCACCGGCCACCCGGTCGTCCGTGACAACCGCCACATCCCGGACGTCCTTGCAGGCCAGCGCGGCTGTCACGGTGTCCAGGGCGAACGCGAGGGCCAGACGTGGCCGAAACTCCTCCCCAGCGGCCCGGGAGAGCCTGCTCTTGGCCTGCAGCAGCGGTTTCAGCGGTACCACCAGGCTCCAGCCCACATCCGCTCCGTCTCTTCGCATCGGCGCCATTGTCACCTGCTGCCGCCGCTCTCCGGGAGCGTCGGGGTTACGGTGTCCTCGACATAGCGGGTACCTGGGGCGACACTTGTGCGGCTGCCGGCCCGCAGCAGCTTTGCAGGTCCCACAAGGAGGGTGTCCCAGTGTCCCGCCGCAGAATCGGCTTCTGGTACCGCTTGGCCGCGGTCATCTGCAAACCGCCGCTCTTGGTTCTGTTCAAGCGGGACTGGCAGGGAATGGAGCACATTCCGGCCGACGGCGGATTTATCACCGCGGTCAACCACAACTCGTATCTTGATCCGCTCTCCTATGCGCACTATCAGTACAACACCGGGCGGGTCCCCCGATTCCTCGCCAAGGCCGGACTCTTCAAGAGCGGCTTTGTCGGCCTGATGATGCGCGGCACCGGGCAGATCCCCGTCTACCGGGAAACCACCGACGCCGCCACCGCCTTCCGCGCCGCCGTCAGCGCCATCGAGAAGGGTGAATGCGTCGCCTTCTACCCCGAGGGCACCCTCACCCGCGACCCCGAGCTGTGGCCCATGCAGGGCAAGACCGGTGCCGCCCGGGTGGCATTGCTGACCAAGGCGCCGGTCATTCCCGTCGCGCAGTGGGGCGCCAACGACGCGATGCCGCCGTACGCCAAGGAGAAGAAGCTCCGCCTCCTGCCGCGCAAGACGCTGCGGGTGCAGGCCGGGCCACCGGTCGACCTGAGCGCGTTCTACGACCAGGAGCCGACCGCCGAGGTGCTGCGGGCCGCCACCGAGGTCATCATGGCCGCGATCACCGAGCAGCTGGCCGTCGTGCGCGGCGAGCCCGCGCCGGCCGAACCGTACGACTGGCGCAAGGCGATCGCCCGGGAGCGCCGCGCCGCCCGGGAAGCCGCCAAGGCGGTTCAGGGCGCCGCTGCGGACCGGGCTCCCGCCGAGCGGGCCGCCGCCCCGGAACCGGCCGTCGGCCCGCAGCAGGCCCGAAGCACCCAGCAGGCACAGGAGGATGAAAGCAAGTGACGCGCTGCGCCGTCTACGGCACGGGGTCCTGGGGTACCGCCTTCGCGATGGTGCTCGCCGACGCGGGATGCGAGGTGACCCTGTGGGGACGCCGTACGGCCCTGGTCGACGCCGTCAACAACGGCCGTACCAACCCCGACTACCTGCCGGGGGTCGAGCTGCCCGCGT
This portion of the Streptomyces sp. 2114.4 genome encodes:
- the cofC gene encoding 2-phospho-L-lactate guanylyltransferase, producing MAPMRRDGADVGWSLVVPLKPLLQAKSRLSRAAGEEFRPRLALAFALDTVTAALACKDVRDVAVVTDDRVAGERLAALGARIVPDTPAGGLNAALAHGAGAVRARRPGAAVAALNADLPALRPAELEQVLHSASLFPRAFLADAADIGTTLLTATSGVELEPAFGGASRARHLASGAREIITSTVPSVRRDVDTGEDLLAALALGVGPHTALQAPHLAGVAGRSATVTEAPDGSSRLLPPQVKASGA
- a CDS encoding 1-acyl-sn-glycerol-3-phosphate acyltransferase gives rise to the protein MSRRRIGFWYRLAAVICKPPLLVLFKRDWQGMEHIPADGGFITAVNHNSYLDPLSYAHYQYNTGRVPRFLAKAGLFKSGFVGLMMRGTGQIPVYRETTDAATAFRAAVSAIEKGECVAFYPEGTLTRDPELWPMQGKTGAARVALLTKAPVIPVAQWGANDAMPPYAKEKKLRLLPRKTLRVQAGPPVDLSAFYDQEPTAEVLRAATEVIMAAITEQLAVVRGEPAPAEPYDWRKAIARERRAAREAAKAVQGAAADRAPAERAAAPEPAVGPQQARSTQQAQEDESK